One window from the genome of Bacilli bacterium encodes:
- a CDS encoding (Fe-S)-binding protein, whose protein sequence is MMDWTKVLLAVAIMAVIGGLLGLMLAVADKKLAVKIDERVENVTKLLPGVNCGACGYPGCAGLATALVGGEVNKVSACRVAKQDAKEKIKEYMNSTPGPDGKITKVDL, encoded by the coding sequence ATGATGGATTGGACAAAAGTATTGTTGGCTGTCGCCATTATGGCCGTAATAGGTGGTCTATTGGGCTTAATGCTGGCGGTTGCGGATAAAAAATTAGCGGTTAAAATTGACGAACGGGTAGAAAATGTCACCAAACTTCTCCCAGGCGTCAATTGCGGAGCCTGCGGCTATCCAGGCTGCGCCGGTCTTGCCACTGCTCTAGTCGGCGGTGAGGTCAATAAAGTCAGTGCTTGCCGGGTTGCCAAGCAGGATGCCAAAGAAAAAATTAAAGAGTATATGAATTCCACTCCCGGCCCCGATGGTAAAATCACCAAAGTCGATTTATAA
- a CDS encoding NusG domain II-containing protein — protein MALFLNKKSGDIYALCGVLILTSAVFSYSTSNVNASDLRVHVYVRDDIVYEMPLSQDQVYIFYKSADAGSSDVTEASTSDYLVELDDEYGRYLLGPITVEVKDRKIDVLKETSEHHYCSLMPATGQANWSLTCAPNFFRVVIEGQK, from the coding sequence ATGGCACTATTTTTGAATAAAAAAAGCGGTGATATTTACGCGCTCTGCGGAGTGCTTATTTTAACCTCGGCAGTTTTTTCTTACTCCACAAGCAATGTTAATGCATCCGATCTTCGGGTTCACGTGTATGTTCGCGATGACATCGTTTATGAAATGCCGCTTTCGCAAGATCAAGTTTATATATTCTATAAGTCGGCGGATGCCGGTTCATCGGATGTTACCGAAGCCTCAACTAGCGACTATCTGGTTGAATTAGATGATGAATACGGCCGTTACTTACTCGGTCCGATAACGGTTGAAGTAAAAGATCGAAAAATTGATGTTTTAAAGGAAACAAGTGAACACCATTATTGCTCGCTGATGCCGGCTACCGGCCAGGCAAACTGGTCACTAACCTGCGCTCCAAATTTCTTTCGGGTAGTTATTGAAGGACAAAAGTAA
- a CDS encoding recombinase family protein has protein sequence MSSVSVIPVDIGTVVRKDRVAIYARVSTNNEEQETSYELQVNELIKSIEANPNYELTCVFADRESGMDTKNRPSFNNMMELARKGGIDLIYTKSVSRFGRNAIEVPEIIRGLRGLGVSVFFEKENISTRDFADEFLLNILSGVAEEESRQISSNLRWTFKKKMSKGLNTTVRIYGYKIIDGNFIIVPEEAKIVKQIYDWYIEKVSYARMIHLLHELGIKSPQGNEFWSHSVLESILLNEKYCGDALLGRGRELARTNKCLFYDDPTKYLVRNNHEGIISRDVFDFVQAERKKRTKYRRTNVSQSLKSESKFFYSMDANKHFVYKVERPKGKYNIPVLLCVKNDVRIMFQYKYIVEGISSACNHLLKNFKSITNYYSATKANTLESIQKELLALQQELNETTDAEVKLNVYNRISALKNDQLTFESIEDTLRTLKLSLVSLSGGYDIEIVKNIFSQVYIKDNHFYLIFNPTNSPIDLSNNMNILLSVKVSSIVNYKASELEFSIVLV, from the coding sequence ATGTCTAGTGTCAGTGTCATCCCTGTTGATATCGGGACTGTTGTTCGTAAAGATCGAGTCGCTATTTACGCTCGTGTTTCCACGAACAACGAGGAGCAAGAAACCAGTTATGAACTCCAAGTCAACGAACTTATCAAGTCGATTGAGGCAAATCCAAACTATGAGCTTACCTGTGTCTTTGCCGATAGAGAAAGTGGCATGGACACAAAGAATCGCCCTTCGTTTAATAATATGATGGAACTGGCCCGTAAGGGCGGCATTGATCTCATCTACACAAAGTCTGTGTCTAGGTTTGGCCGCAATGCCATTGAAGTTCCGGAAATCATCCGGGGGCTTCGTGGTCTAGGTGTTAGTGTTTTCTTTGAAAAGGAAAACATCTCCACACGTGACTTTGCCGATGAGTTTCTTCTTAACATTCTTTCGGGGGTTGCTGAGGAAGAATCACGGCAAATCTCAAGTAATCTTCGGTGGACCTTCAAGAAAAAGATGAGCAAGGGACTAAATACTACAGTACGAATTTATGGGTATAAGATCATTGATGGTAATTTCATCATCGTTCCTGAAGAAGCGAAGATTGTTAAGCAAATATACGATTGGTACATTGAAAAGGTTTCCTATGCACGGATGATTCATCTACTGCACGAGCTTGGTATTAAGTCACCACAAGGCAATGAGTTCTGGTCGCATAGCGTATTAGAAAGTATTTTGCTTAATGAAAAGTATTGCGGAGACGCACTGCTTGGCCGAGGTCGGGAACTCGCAAGAACTAACAAATGTCTCTTCTACGATGATCCTACTAAGTACCTAGTCCGAAATAATCACGAAGGCATCATCTCTCGTGATGTATTTGACTTTGTTCAAGCAGAACGCAAGAAACGTACTAAGTACCGCCGCACTAATGTTAGTCAGTCATTAAAATCAGAATCAAAATTCTTTTATTCAATGGATGCCAATAAGCACTTTGTCTACAAGGTTGAGCGACCAAAAGGCAAATACAATATTCCCGTACTTCTTTGCGTAAAGAATGATGTTCGAATAATGTTTCAATATAAATATATTGTTGAGGGCATTTCATCAGCTTGTAATCATTTGCTTAAGAACTTTAAATCGATAACCAACTACTACAGTGCAACCAAAGCAAATACTCTTGAATCCATTCAAAAAGAGCTCTTAGCGCTTCAGCAAGAGCTCAACGAGACAACGGACGCGGAAGTGAAATTAAATGTCTACAATCGCATATCTGCGCTAAAGAATGATCAGCTAACCTTTGAGAGCATTGAAGACACGCTTCGAACATTGAAACTCTCGCTAGTCTCGTTGAGTGGAGGTTACGATATCGAAATCGTAAAGAACATTTTCTCCCAAGTCTACATCAAGGATAACCACTTCTATTTAATCTTTAACCCCACTAACTCACCGATTGATCTATCCAACAACATGAACATTCTCCTTAGTGTAAAAGTATCTTCAATTGTGAATTACAAAGCGTCAGAACTTGAATTCTCTATCGTATTAGTGTAG
- a CDS encoding FMN-binding protein has translation MKKSIKLPLFLGLTCLGCTGVLAVVNELTSPIIKENEVKAQNAGYLQLFELTSFDGYKLDNPEVNSNLQDAGIVSKLEITNASDDTLFGIAYDASVTGYSSDGIKFQVGFKDGKYAGFVVITSSETPGFGQDYLNVLTTYLKGIDADTALEKLEADTIGLKSGTTHTREGVLPAVYAAAQDYLADAE, from the coding sequence ATGAAAAAATCAATTAAATTACCATTATTTCTTGGGCTTACCTGTCTAGGATGTACCGGAGTTTTAGCCGTTGTAAACGAGCTGACTTCACCAATTATTAAAGAGAATGAAGTCAAAGCCCAAAACGCCGGTTATCTTCAATTATTTGAACTGACTTCGTTTGATGGCTATAAGCTCGATAATCCTGAGGTTAATTCCAATCTGCAGGATGCAGGAATTGTGTCTAAGTTGGAAATCACAAATGCTTCAGACGATACTTTATTTGGTATTGCTTACGACGCAAGCGTAACTGGTTATAGTAGCGATGGAATCAAATTTCAAGTTGGTTTCAAAGATGGAAAATATGCTGGATTCGTTGTTATTACAAGCAGTGAGACTCCAGGGTTTGGTCAAGATTACCTCAATGTTTTAACAACTTATCTAAAGGGTATAGATGCTGATACGGCATTAGAAAAACTCGAGGCCGACACTATTGGGTTAAAGAGTGGAACAACCCACACCCGTGAAGGAGTCTTGCCTGCGGTTTATGCTGCCGCGCAAGATTATCTAGCGGATGCAGAGTAA
- a CDS encoding RnfABCDGE type electron transport complex subunit D, which produces MEFVSSIGPATRTKKSTTKIMLILTGALSIVWLAGVVFNFVANGSDYGVKAILMLVVAEVAAILSDILVLSIRYNEKKGPYGEYLLHQVITQYSWVTAIIFTLTLPIGTPYYVVAIGTIFGVIIAKHIFGGFGSNIFNPAIFGRILVGLAFGAQLTSTIEGAGAPSSLVGGVTVTSAFDSLTNWLSADLSKVNLNLGQLWLGTYNGALGETFTALILLLGIGLVALKVINWRTPVFYLGTVVLTSLFIAIFIGVNPLEYILIQLAMGGLMFGAVFMLTDPVSGPTSMFGKSLIGVIAGFLTVLIRIQGSYPEGVMFSIAICNMLSPTIDHLVSGLNNNKLGIKWAWIGSIAAISIGLNGGIAYAKAPKSPVVPEPPVIEVWRELVGTATSDVPAAGEYGLTTTTVTMQYDINMTLVGMKIDTPTTGGSFDTSWKASEEKVISYYESLSFEEIKALTPETIAGSDGFVGGLTYTTDRVLAAVQNAVENIVVYEGSATTGVPEAEEYFGEQTVNVVTYVDTKGTAELTDDTIVGLSISGEETTGKPYETTWENNLEQAMSYYKDAVVVDLMELTTTSGIDEFTGGITYSFDRLLLAVKDSLSTVYVG; this is translated from the coding sequence ATGGAATTTGTATCAAGTATCGGTCCGGCAACGCGGACAAAAAAATCCACAACCAAGATTATGCTCATTCTTACTGGAGCATTATCAATTGTATGGTTAGCTGGGGTTGTATTTAATTTTGTTGCCAACGGCTCTGACTATGGTGTTAAGGCGATCTTAATGCTAGTCGTGGCCGAAGTGGCGGCTATTTTAAGCGATATACTCGTGCTATCAATTCGTTATAACGAGAAAAAAGGGCCGTATGGAGAATATCTTCTTCATCAAGTAATCACCCAATATTCTTGGGTGACCGCAATTATTTTTACCCTTACCCTTCCGATAGGAACTCCTTATTATGTTGTAGCTATCGGAACAATATTTGGCGTCATCATCGCCAAACATATTTTCGGTGGTTTTGGCAGTAATATTTTTAATCCGGCAATATTTGGTCGGATTTTGGTTGGCTTAGCCTTTGGGGCCCAATTAACCTCGACCATTGAGGGTGCCGGCGCTCCTTCGTCTTTGGTAGGGGGAGTTACTGTCACGTCTGCTTTTGACAGTCTAACCAATTGGCTATCGGCTGATTTATCAAAGGTTAACCTTAATTTAGGACAATTGTGGCTAGGAACGTATAATGGCGCTCTTGGTGAAACGTTCACCGCCCTTATATTATTGCTTGGCATTGGCTTAGTTGCTTTAAAAGTAATCAACTGGCGGACTCCGGTTTTCTATTTAGGAACGGTTGTTTTAACTTCGCTTTTCATAGCCATTTTTATCGGCGTTAATCCGCTAGAATACATTCTCATTCAGTTGGCAATGGGTGGATTGATGTTTGGAGCGGTGTTTATGCTGACCGATCCAGTAAGTGGACCAACATCGATGTTCGGAAAATCGTTAATTGGTGTTATTGCTGGCTTTTTAACGGTTTTAATTAGAATTCAGGGTTCTTATCCGGAGGGCGTGATGTTCTCAATTGCCATCTGTAATATGCTTTCCCCGACTATCGATCACCTTGTATCGGGATTAAATAATAATAAATTGGGAATTAAGTGGGCCTGGATTGGCTCAATTGCGGCTATATCAATCGGTCTCAATGGAGGCATAGCTTATGCGAAAGCGCCTAAGTCTCCAGTCGTTCCCGAACCTCCAGTAATTGAAGTTTGGCGGGAACTTGTCGGTACCGCCACATCGGATGTTCCGGCTGCGGGTGAGTATGGACTTACGACCACGACGGTGACAATGCAATATGACATTAATATGACTTTGGTCGGTATGAAAATAGATACACCGACAACGGGCGGAAGTTTCGATACTTCATGGAAAGCAAGCGAAGAAAAAGTTATTAGTTATTATGAATCTTTGAGTTTTGAGGAAATCAAGGCTTTGACGCCAGAAACAATCGCCGGTAGCGATGGTTTTGTCGGTGGTCTTACCTATACGACAGACCGCGTTCTTGCCGCCGTTCAAAATGCAGTTGAAAACATTGTGGTTTATGAAGGCAGTGCCACTACGGGTGTTCCGGAAGCGGAAGAGTACTTTGGCGAACAAACAGTCAATGTCGTTACCTATGTTGATACAAAGGGAACGGCAGAATTAACTGATGATACCATCGTAGGCCTTTCAATTTCCGGTGAAGAAACTACGGGCAAACCCTATGAGACGACCTGGGAAAATAATTTAGAACAGGCGATGAGTTATTACAAGGATGCAGTTGTAGTCGATCTTATGGAATTGACTACCACCTCCGGAATTGATGAATTTACGGGCGGAATCACCTACTCTTTTGATCGGCTTTTACTTGCAGTTAAAGATAGTTTGTCAACGGTCTATGTAGGCTAG
- the rsxE gene encoding electron transport complex subunit RsxE: MEKKSSRWKIFSSGIIANNPTFVMFLGTCPVLATTSSLSSAFGMGVAVIVVLFMTNLIISLLRKWIPNEVRIPVFIVIIATVVTIVQMFMEAYTYDLAKTLGVYLSIVVVNCIILGRAEAFASKNNPVDSILDALGVGIGFLLAVIIVSVCREVVGTGALAFTNPLNNTVLFNFRIFPAKYAINIFTQNTGAFIMYGLITAAAVAITSAVKNNKDKKQKAAKAQPAQGGSI; this comes from the coding sequence ATGGAAAAGAAAAGCAGTCGTTGGAAAATATTCTCCTCGGGAATAATTGCAAACAATCCGACATTTGTCATGTTTTTAGGAACATGCCCGGTGTTGGCAACTACCAGTTCGCTATCTTCCGCCTTCGGTATGGGAGTGGCGGTTATCGTGGTTTTGTTTATGACAAACTTGATCATATCTTTGCTTCGGAAATGGATTCCTAATGAAGTCCGGATACCGGTTTTTATCGTTATTATCGCGACAGTAGTTACTATCGTTCAAATGTTTATGGAAGCCTACACTTATGACTTGGCTAAAACACTCGGTGTTTATCTATCAATTGTTGTCGTCAACTGCATTATTCTTGGAAGAGCGGAAGCGTTTGCTAGCAAGAATAATCCGGTCGATTCCATCTTGGACGCCCTCGGCGTCGGAATTGGATTCCTATTAGCCGTTATCATCGTTTCTGTTTGTCGGGAAGTGGTGGGAACTGGCGCTTTGGCTTTTACCAATCCATTGAATAATACGGTCCTATTTAACTTTAGAATTTTCCCCGCGAAATATGCGATTAATATCTTCACGCAAAATACGGGCGCTTTCATTATGTATGGTTTGATTACAGCCGCGGCAGTTGCTATTACTTCGGCGGTAAAAAACAACAAGGATAAAAAGCAAAAGGCTGCCAAGGCGCAACCGGCCCAAGGAGGTAGCATCTAA
- a CDS encoding Rnf-Nqr domain containing protein, with product MQYLLLALSAVLINNIVLTRFLGICPFLGVSKQPKNTLGMSAALILVVFLSAILSYSLYFYVLQPLHIEYLKLIAFILIIASFVQFVEMFMKKYMVGLYKALGIYLPLITTNCVVLTVALDVVGTGLTGAELTFVEMLVYSLSVPIGYAIIILVFSFIQERLQNSPLMPKPFKGNAIALVTAGLMAMAFLAFSGMI from the coding sequence ATGCAATATTTACTATTGGCACTCAGTGCCGTACTGATTAATAACATTGTTTTGACCCGTTTCTTGGGTATTTGCCCGTTTCTAGGTGTAAGTAAACAACCGAAAAACACCTTGGGAATGTCCGCCGCTCTTATCTTGGTGGTATTCTTATCGGCCATTCTTTCCTATTCGCTCTATTTCTACGTTTTACAACCGCTGCACATTGAATACCTTAAACTAATTGCTTTTATTCTTATCATCGCCAGTTTTGTTCAATTCGTAGAAATGTTTATGAAGAAATATATGGTCGGTTTATATAAGGCCTTAGGAATCTACCTTCCCCTTATCACCACCAACTGTGTCGTTCTAACCGTCGCCCTTGATGTCGTCGGAACGGGTCTCACTGGAGCGGAATTGACATTTGTTGAAATGCTCGTCTATTCGCTTTCAGTTCCGATTGGCTATGCGATTATTATTCTCGTATTTTCTTTTATTCAAGAACGTTTACAAAATTCCCCGTTAATGCCTAAACCATTTAAGGGAAATGCGATTGCCTTGGTCACAGCTGGATTAATGGCCATGGCCTTCTTAGCGTTCTCAGGAATGATATAA
- a CDS encoding Gx transporter family protein, which yields MRHWSTKKMVVFALFLAIGVVLNYAENVLIAIPVIPGIKLGIANTLGLLVLAYFGPAEFILLGFLRVLLTSLFSGIGVATIISFAGWLLSSAVVVGLYFTKQLSIFGLSLISAVMHGLGQIVVVSIIYETWGMFAYFPILAISGIISGTLIAFLSRMIIIRLPIKESMLK from the coding sequence ATGCGCCACTGGTCAACGAAAAAGATGGTTGTTTTCGCTTTGTTTTTAGCGATTGGGGTCGTTTTAAACTATGCGGAGAATGTGCTCATCGCCATACCGGTTATTCCGGGGATAAAACTTGGCATAGCCAACACTTTGGGTTTGCTTGTTTTGGCTTATTTTGGCCCGGCTGAATTTATTCTTTTGGGCTTTCTTCGCGTTCTGTTAACTTCCTTATTTTCCGGAATTGGCGTGGCGACAATCATTAGTTTTGCCGGGTGGCTGCTATCGTCAGCAGTGGTTGTTGGTCTTTATTTCACAAAGCAACTATCAATCTTTGGTTTGTCGCTAATTAGCGCGGTTATGCATGGACTTGGTCAAATTGTTGTTGTAAGTATTATCTACGAAACATGGGGGATGTTTGCTTATTTTCCAATTCTAGCCATCAGCGGCATTATATCGGGAACCTTAATCGCCTTTTTGTCGCGAATGATCATTATAAGGCTGCCAATTAAGGAGTCGATGCTCAAATGA
- a CDS encoding FAD:protein FMN transferase produces MKKVEIKNRNVPNVDVKKKSFLSPHEVIALVLTTFICGFILLPKFTSDKTSEFKASSLEDYVPLGYGVSAVTSTGIEDTPFHTDVYFMYYEDNGTAAEYARVNDIFQYTVPKIHALSDRYNYYYTETIYPDEEGFFADSILNHSIPNPAVIYTKTDPFPQSEIRLNNLRVLNENLNKGPLEIPFDLYNLLAIGKEMTVYTNSGYNMFVGSLSSFWDRQNDLLNNDSPQLNDPRANTDEGRANRELVDRLQSYIPLTEEEVNSTLSLSVIDNRYYADFVAPGVEIGDLTITVGGIAKGYCNQIIESQMRSNELGKGIIYGGASSINALSGYIDPSLPWKITIQSNAVANSANGFDAKAFGFSYLGAFGMSTSGGDSLWSNYYFEDDEGNIFHRHHIIDARTGEPSNYGVVDVNVLSNFLTGSRLDALTTALMCLSIEDGETLLERIRQAYAVENNDILYGAWLLQAGNTNVFNIKAEAGYMPLLSELNDIKISKI; encoded by the coding sequence ATGAAAAAAGTTGAAATTAAGAATCGAAATGTTCCCAATGTAGATGTGAAAAAGAAAAGTTTTCTTAGTCCGCATGAAGTTATCGCCCTCGTGCTGACAACCTTTATCTGCGGCTTTATTTTGCTGCCAAAATTTACCTCAGATAAAACATCAGAGTTTAAAGCATCCAGCCTAGAAGATTATGTCCCTTTAGGTTATGGCGTTTCGGCAGTTACATCGACCGGAATCGAGGATACGCCTTTCCATACCGATGTTTATTTTATGTATTATGAAGACAATGGAACGGCCGCCGAATATGCCCGAGTAAATGATATTTTCCAATATACCGTTCCGAAAATTCACGCTTTGAGCGATCGTTATAACTATTACTACACCGAAACCATCTATCCAGATGAAGAAGGTTTTTTCGCGGATTCAATACTCAATCATTCCATTCCTAATCCGGCGGTAATATATACGAAAACTGATCCTTTTCCTCAAAGCGAGATCCGACTCAATAACCTTCGGGTTTTAAATGAAAATTTAAATAAAGGGCCGCTTGAGATTCCTTTTGATCTCTATAATTTATTAGCCATAGGCAAAGAAATGACTGTTTATACTAACTCTGGCTACAACATGTTTGTCGGCAGTTTGTCTTCATTTTGGGACCGGCAAAATGATCTTCTTAATAATGATTCCCCCCAGTTAAATGACCCGCGTGCCAACACCGACGAAGGACGGGCAAACCGAGAACTTGTCGATCGTCTGCAGTCCTATATTCCGTTGACGGAAGAAGAAGTAAATTCCACGCTTTCACTATCCGTAATTGATAACAGGTATTATGCCGACTTTGTCGCTCCTGGAGTGGAAATAGGCGATTTAACGATTACTGTCGGAGGAATAGCCAAAGGTTATTGCAATCAGATAATTGAAAGTCAGATGCGAAGTAATGAACTGGGGAAGGGAATAATCTATGGAGGGGCAAGTTCAATCAACGCGCTTTCGGGTTATATTGATCCTTCTTTGCCATGGAAAATTACTATTCAGTCGAATGCGGTGGCAAACTCGGCGAACGGATTTGATGCGAAAGCTTTTGGTTTTAGTTATTTGGGGGCTTTTGGAATGTCGACCAGCGGCGGTGACTCGCTTTGGAGCAACTACTATTTTGAAGATGATGAAGGAAATATTTTTCATCGTCATCACATTATTGATGCTAGAACGGGCGAACCAAGCAACTACGGCGTTGTTGATGTTAATGTTTTGTCAAATTTTCTTACAGGTTCGCGCTTGGATGCCTTGACAACCGCCCTCATGTGCTTATCGATTGAGGATGGGGAGACCTTACTGGAGAGAATCAGACAAGCTTATGCGGTAGAAAACAACGATATTCTTTATGGGGCTTGGTTGCTTCAAGCTGGAAACACGAATGTTTTCAATATTAAAGCAGAAGCGGGATATATGCCTCTTTTATCAGAGTTAAATGATATTAAAATCAGCAAAATTTAA
- a CDS encoding recombinase family protein, protein MTKTIEVIMPTKIDASLTKTNKSKLRVAAYARVSTDEDDQVNSFKSQIDEYTERITSNPDWEFIGMFADKGITGTQTKKRPEFMRMVELGMDHKIDLILVKSISRFARNTVDVLTTVRELRNRGCIIFFEKENIRSDDTKIDFVLTVLSSVAQEESRSISTNVKWSIEKKFKNGIAHVTNIYDYRKGDNGELIVEESEVAIVRLIFSLFIEGYNINDIVTIINDRKIPTFKGKFWLYSTIRAFLSNEKNIRDAILQRTCTVDYLTHKQVKNDNIEPKYYVTNHHEGIIKRDEYETVQSMLKTRRPNQITKYPLTNITYCSKCHRKLHRHLINHNRPSEYVVLNCNHNPTISIDCTYPRISYDLVLGAIKDSIHELLNHKDVLDELRSMLLSVSEHDDTSSLHSKRLRLNALITTKSMASMKRLFPKKRHCEKKLRS, encoded by the coding sequence ATGACGAAAACGATCGAAGTGATTATGCCGACTAAAATTGACGCTTCACTTACAAAAACCAATAAGAGCAAATTGCGGGTTGCGGCTTACGCTCGTGTATCCACTGATGAAGATGATCAAGTGAATTCGTTTAAATCGCAGATTGACGAATACACCGAACGCATTACCTCTAATCCCGATTGGGAATTTATCGGTATGTTTGCGGATAAAGGAATCACCGGTACTCAAACAAAGAAACGACCGGAGTTCATGCGAATGGTTGAATTAGGAATGGATCATAAAATCGACTTGATTCTGGTCAAATCTATTTCTCGTTTTGCACGTAACACCGTCGATGTTCTCACAACCGTGAGAGAGTTACGGAACCGAGGATGCATTATTTTCTTTGAAAAGGAAAATATCCGTAGCGATGATACCAAGATTGACTTCGTGCTTACTGTTCTATCTAGTGTCGCCCAAGAAGAGAGTCGCTCTATATCGACGAACGTCAAGTGGAGCATCGAAAAGAAATTCAAGAACGGCATCGCCCACGTAACCAATATTTACGATTATCGTAAGGGTGATAATGGAGAATTGATTGTTGAGGAAAGCGAGGTCGCTATCGTTCGCCTCATCTTCTCTTTGTTTATCGAGGGTTATAACATCAACGATATCGTCACAATCATCAATGACCGAAAAATACCAACGTTTAAGGGTAAGTTCTGGCTTTACTCCACGATTCGTGCGTTTCTTAGCAATGAAAAAAACATAAGGGACGCCATATTACAAAGAACCTGCACCGTTGATTATCTAACTCACAAGCAAGTCAAGAATGACAATATAGAACCGAAGTATTATGTGACAAATCATCATGAGGGCATTATCAAAAGAGACGAATATGAAACCGTTCAATCAATGCTTAAGACTCGTCGTCCAAATCAAATAACAAAGTATCCTTTAACCAACATCACCTACTGCAGTAAGTGCCATCGAAAACTTCATCGCCATCTCATCAATCATAATCGGCCAAGTGAATACGTTGTTTTAAACTGCAACCACAATCCGACTATTTCTATCGACTGCACATATCCTCGAATTTCATATGATCTAGTATTGGGTGCCATTAAGGATTCCATCCATGAGTTACTTAATCACAAAGATGTTCTAGATGAACTTAGATCCATGCTTTTATCGGTGTCTGAACATGATGATACTTCATCTTTGCATAGCAAACGCCTTCGTCTAAATGCTTTAATTACCACTAAATCAATGGCCTCAATGAAAAGATTATTTCCGAAGAAAAGGCACTGCGAAAAGAAATTGAGAAGTTAG
- a CDS encoding GatB/YqeY domain-containing protein: protein MLIDDLKKANVEALKSHDKDARAILSVVINKAVTASIEARAQAKDFLDADVLKIITKTIKELDDEENGYRQVNNTLRIESIQKQKVVISQYLPKMLTEEEIREKISKLDDKSLPSVMKYFKINFAGQVDMGLVSSIARSL from the coding sequence ATGCTTATTGATGATTTAAAGAAAGCCAATGTTGAAGCCTTAAAATCGCATGACAAGGATGCGAGAGCTATTTTAAGTGTAGTGATTAATAAGGCAGTTACTGCTTCAATTGAGGCCAGAGCGCAGGCCAAGGATTTTTTAGATGCGGATGTCTTAAAAATTATTACTAAAACCATCAAGGAATTAGATGATGAAGAAAATGGGTATCGGCAAGTCAATAATACTCTTCGTATCGAATCAATTCAGAAACAAAAGGTTGTTATTAGCCAATATTTACCGAAAATGTTGACTGAAGAGGAAATAAGAGAAAAAATCTCTAAACTTGACGATAAATCATTGCCAAGCGTAATGAAATACTTTAAAATCAACTTTGCTGGCCAGGTTGATATGGGTCTAGTCAGTTCAATTGCTCGCTCCCTATAA